The sequence TAGAGCGGCACCGACGCATCGGCGCCCGGGAATCCGAATACATGGTTGAACACCCAGGCCGAGACGCCGAGGGCCGTGAGGTAGGACAGCGCGACGCTGAGGATCAGCAGCACCGGCGCGACAACGGACCGCAGCAGCAGCATCAGCACCACCAGGATCACGGCCAGCACAATCGGGATGATCTTCAGCAGGTCGGCCTGGGCTGAATTGTTGGTATCCAGCGCGACGGCGGTGGTGCCGCCGACGAGGGCCGCGCCGTCAACCGCATCGAGCGCTGTACGTAGCTCGGCCACGGTCTCCTCGGCCGCCGAAGAATCCGCGACGTCCGCCAGGGTGGCGTTGATGAGGACGCGCCCGTCCTCTTCCACGACCGCGCCTCCGGCCGCCAGCAGCTCCGCGTCGGCCACTCCATCCTGGCCGCGAACGACCTCGAGGACCTCGTCGCGCAGCGCCTCGTTGGCAATGATGACGGCGGGAGACCCCGACCCGGCATCGAAGTGCCGCGCGAGGGCGTCCTGCCCGTCCGCGGAATCCGTCTGGACCAGGACCAGCTCCGACTGCGGCACGCCGTGGGCCTGCAGCTGCAGCACGCCAAGGGATCCCGCCGCCAGGACCGCCAGCGAGACCAGCCAGGTCAGCCGCGGCCGGCGCGCGATCAGGCCGGCTGTGCGGCGCCAGATTCCCCGCAGGCCCTCCGCCCCGGCGGGAACATCCTCCGCGGCGGACCGGTGCGTGTGCCGGCCCGGGCGCGGAACGATCGGCCAGAAGGCCGCGCGGCGGAAGATCAGCAGGAGGGCCGGCAGCAGCGACAGCGCGGCCACCACCGAGAAGACGATGCCGATGGCCGCGATCGGCCCCAGGCTGCGGTTGGAGTTCAGGTCCGAGAACAGCAGGCAGAGCAGCGCCAGCGTCACCGTTGCCCCGGAGGCGACGATCGGTTCGACCGCGGCGCGGTACGCCGTACGCATCGCCCGCCAGGCCGACTCCTCCTCGCCGAGCGCCTCCCGGTAGCGCGCCACCAGGAGCAGCGCGTAGTCGGTGGCGGCGCCGATCACCAGGATGAACAGGATGCCCTGGCTCTGCCCGCTGAGCTGGATCCAGCCGAGGAGCGCGAACCAGTAGACGACCAGAATGGCCGCGCACAGGGCAAAGATGGAGGTCAGCAGCACCAGGAACGGCAGCAGGAGGGCCCGGTACACCACGAGCAGAATGAGGAACACGGCGGCGAGCGCCACGCCCAGCAGCAGCCCGTCGATGCCGCCGAACGCCTCGACCAGGTCTGCGACGAAGCCCGCGGGACCGGTCACGTAGCCGGTGGCGCCGTCCGGCAGTTCGGCCGCCAGCACGTCGCGCAGCCCGTCGACTGACGCACCCACCTCGCCGTCGTCGGGAACCGGGACGACGAACTGGACCGCGGTGAAATCCTCGGCGGGGATCGGACCGGCGACCTGCGGGCCGCCGTCGGACGTTAGGCCCGCCGCCTCGCCAAGCTGCTCGCCGAGCGAGGCGAGGCCGCCGAGCTCCTGCGGCGCCAGCGGGGCATCGAACTCAACAACGACGACGGCGGGCACGGATTCGGAATCCAGGAACCGCTGCTGCCACTCCCCCGCCTCCGTCGATTCCGCGCTCTGCGGCAGGAACCCGGCCTGGTCATTGGTGGACACGTCCGAGAGCTTGCCGAAGGTTGGCCCCCCGAGGCCTGCCGCGGCCAACCAGGCCAGCACCACCAGCACGGGCACGAATACTCTCAACCAGCGGGACATCCGACCGGCCTTTCTATGGGGAAGCGGCTTTTAGCTCAACTATAAAGTATCTCCACCATGGAGATACTTTGCCCGGCTCCGACGAATGCCCTGCTCCGCGACTAATAGCGCAACAAGCGGCCGCGCTGTTACCCCTCAGGCTGTGGTGCAGAGTACCCTCCCACTATGAAGGAAGAGGTCTACTCGCACGGCCACCACCAGAGCGTCGTCAGCGCGCATGCCGTCCGCACCGCCGAGGACTGCGCCGCCTACCTGCTGCCGCACCTCAGGCCGGGAATGCGGCTGCTCGACGTCGGCTGCGGGCCCGGGAGCATCACCGCCGACCTGGCCGAGCTCGTCGCCCCCGGCGAGGTGGTCGGCCTGGACCGCTCCGATGACGTGCTGGAGCAGGCCGCCGAGCTCGCCGCGCTGCGCGGGGTGGACAACGCGACCTTCGTCAGCGGCAACATCTACGACCTGGACTACGACGACGACACCTTCGACGTCGTCCACGCCCACCAGGTGCTCCAGCACCTGACCGATCCGGTGGCCGCGCTGTACGAGCTGCGCCGCGTGACGAAGCCGGGCGGCATCGTCGCCGTGCGTGACGCGGACTTCCACGGGATGAGCTGGTTCCCGGAACTCCCGGAACTGGACGAGTGGATGGACACCTACCAGCAGATCGCCCGCGGCAACCGCGCCGAGCCGGACGCCGGCCGCCACCTGCTGTCCTGGGCGCAGGCCGCCGGGTTCAGCGACATCAGCCCGTCCTCCTCCAACTGGCTCTATGCCACGGAGGAACAGCGCACCTGGTGGGGCAACGTCTGGTACGAACGGGTCCTGCACTCGGCGTACGGCGAACAGGCGCTGGACCGGGGCCTGCTGGACCAGGCCGGGCTGGACCGCATCGCGCAGGGCTGGCAGGAGTGGGCCATGGCCGCGGACGGCTGGTTCCTGATTCCCAACGGCGAGATCCTCGCCCGCAAGCCCTGACCCGACGGCGCAGCAGCGCCGCCCGCCGGCCGTCCTGGCCCGATAGAGGAGCCCCATGCCCCTGCATGCCCACGAACAAGAGCATTTCGACGTCGTCGTTATCGGCGGCGGGCACAACGGCCTGGTCGCCGCCACCTACCTGGCGCGCGCCGGCCGCTCGGTGCTGGTGCTGGAGCGGCAGGACCACCTCGGCGGCGCCGCCGTCTCCGCCGAGGTGTTCCCGGGCACGGGCGCCCGACTCTCCCGCTACTCCTACCTCGTGAGCCTGTTTCCGCAGCAGATCATAGACGACCTCGGCCTGGACCTGCGGCTGATCCGGCGCCGCTACTCCTCCTACACGCCGCTGCCCGGCACCGATACGGGCCTGCTGGTGGACAACGAAGATGCCCAGGCGACGCGCGCGTCCTTCGCAGCCGTGGACGCGGCAGCCGACTTCGAGGCCTTCACCCGCTTCTACGAGCGCACCGGAGCCATCGCCGAGCGGCTGTGGCCGACGGTCACGCAGCCGCTGCCCCGGCGCAGCGACGTCCGCGCCCTGCTGGACGACGAGGGTCTGTGGGCCGACTTCTTCGAGCGGCCCCTGGGCGAGGCCATCGAAACGGCGTTCCGGTCCGACCTGGTCCGCGGTGCGGTCCTCACGGACGGGCTGATCAGCACCTTCGCCCGCGCCGGGCAGGAGGACCTGCAGCAGAACAAGTGCTTCCTGTACCACGTGATCGGCGGCGGGACCGGCCACTGGGACGTCCCGGAAGGCGGCATGGGCGCGGTCAGCGGCGCGCTCGAAAAGGCCGCCCGGGCGGCGGGCGTCGAGTTCCGCACTTCGGCCGAGGTCACCGCGGTGTCCCCCGGCGGCGACGTGGCGTACGACGGCGGTGCCGCCGGCCCTGCCACGGTGCACGGGGAGTTTGTGCTCGCCAATGTGGCCCCGCGGGTGCTGGAGCGGCTCCTCGGCGCCGCGGCCGCTCCGACCTCGGCTCCGACGTCCGCTCCTGCGGAGGGCGCCCAGGCCAAGGTGAACCTGCTGCTCAAGCGGCTGCCCCGGCTCAAGGACAGCAGCCTGGGTCCCGAGGCGGCCTTCGGCGGCACCTTCCATATCAACGAGGCGTACTCCCAGCTGGAGCGGGCCTACACGGAGGCCGCGGGCGGCTCGATTCCGGCTCCGCTGCCGGCCGAGATCTACTGCCACACGCTCGCGGACCCGTCGATCCTGCCGGAGCGGCTGCAGCGGGAAGGCGCCCACACACTCACCGTCTTCACCCTGCAGACACCGCATCGGCTGCTGACCGAGGCCAGCAATGACCGGCTGCGCGAGGAACTGCAGCGGGCAGTGCTCGACTCGCTCAACTCAGTCCTCGCGGAGCCGATCGAGGACTGCCTGATGACCGATGCCGGCGGCCGCCCCTGCATCGAGACCAAGACGACCCTTGACCTGGAGCACAGCCTCGCCATGCCCGGCGGCAGCATCTTCCACGGCCCGCTCTCCTGGCCGTTCGCCGAAGACGACGAGCCCCTGGACACTGCGGCGCAGCGCTGGGGCGCTGCCACCGGCCACGAGCGCATCCTGCTGTGCGGCGCGGGCGCGCGGAGGGGCGGCGGCGTCAGCGGCCTGGGCGGCCACAACGCCGCCATGGCCCTGCTCGAAGAAGGCTGACCCACTGCAGGATTTCGCGCTGCAGGATTTCGCGCTGGTGGACACGTTGTGGTGACCCGGGCGTGGCCAGCGTAGTATCTCCTCGTGCAATTTACCCTGTGGCTGGCCCTGGTGGGCGCCGGTACGGTCATCAGCCTGACCCCCGGCGCGGGAGCCATCAACACGATGAGCAACGCGCTCAATACCGGCTTCCGCCGTTCCATTTGGGGCATCCTCGGGCAGCAGGCCGCGCTGGTCGTCCACCTGGCCATCGTCGCCCTGGGCGTGGGCCTGCTGGTGGCCAGCTCCCCGACGGCGTTCTACGCCATCAAGTACGCGGGCGCCGCCTACCTCATCTACCTGGGTGTCCGCCAGTTGCTGGCCAAGCCGGAAGCGGAGGAGGCCGTGGCCCTCGGCCGGCGGAACGAACCCGCGTGGTCGATGTTCCGCCGCGGCCTGTGGGTGAACCTGCTCAATCCCAAGGCCGTGGTGTTCTTCCTGGCGTTCGTGCCGGGCTTCATCCGGCCGGAGGTGCCGCTGGCACCGCAGTACGTGGTGCTGGGAGCGACCATCGTGCTGATCGATATCCTCGTCATGTGGTTCTTCTTCGCCGCGGCCGCCCGGACGTTCCAGCGCTTCACGCGCAGCGCCCGTGGCCAGCGGACCATGAGCACGATCTTCGGCACGCTGTTCATCGGCGTCGGCCTGATCCTGGCCTTCTTCTAACTACAATCGAGCCTATGTACCGGATCATCACCGTCTGCACGGGCAATATCTGCCGCTCGCCCATGGCACAGTACGTGCTGACCAAGGCCCTGGCGGAGGCCGGCCTAGCGGCCCGCGCAACGGTCGACTCGGCCGGGACGTCGGACTGGGAGGCCGGGCGGCCGATCGACGAGCGTGCGGCGGCGCGGCTCAAGCTGGCGGGCCTGCCCAGCACCGGGCACCGCGCCCGCCAGTTCCTGCCGGCCTGGTACCGGGACCGCGACCTGATCCTGGCGCTGGACATCGACCATTACGAGCAGCTTCGGGCGGACGCACCGGACGAGGACTCCCTGGCCAAGGTCCGGATGTTCCGTTCCTTCGATCCCGCCCTGGCGGACAAGGAGCCCGCGGCACAGGGAATCTACGACCCGTGGTTCGGGGACGAGGCGGATTTCGAGGCCAGCTGGGACATGATCAGCGGAGCGGTTCCGGGAATCGTACAGCACGTCAGGGCCGCTCTTGCAGCCCGTTGACAGGCCGGTGCTGATCGCCGTCGACGGCCGGTCCGGGGCGGGCAAGACCACACTCGCCCTGGAGCTTGCCGCTTTGCTGCGCCGCCATCGCAGCGTCGGCGTGTTCCATCTGGAAGACATCTACCCCGGCTGGAATGGCCTGGATGCCGGCCGGCGCCGGTACCGCGAAACGGTGCTGGAACCGCTCTCGCGCGGCCTGAGCGCGGACTGGACGGCCTGGGACTGGACCGCGGACGACGACGGCGAGCGCCGCGTCACCGAGCCCGCCGAGGTCGTGATCCTGGAGGGCGTCGGCGCCGCCGATGCCGCCGCCCGCCGCCTCCTCGATGCGGTCATCTGGATCGAGGCGGACGCCGGACAGCGGCGCACCCGCGCCATCGCCCGGGACGGCGACGGCTACGAACCGTACTGGGAGACCTGGGCCGGGCAGGAGGAGGAATGGCTCGCCGCCGACGATGTGGCCGGCGCCGCGGACATCGTGGTCCGGGACAGCCCGGACCTGCTCTCTCCCTCCGCCGTCCTGCGGGCGCTGCTCGACCTGCCGCAGCTCGAGCCGCTGCTGGCCCTGGAACGGTCGCACCTGCCGCGGCCGGAGCTTCAGGTGGAACGGCTGGCCAGTTCCCCGGATTCCGCCGCCCTCTTCCGTGCCCTGTACGGCGCCTCGTCCCACGCGGTCTGGCTGGACAGTTCCAACGCGGCCGCGGGCCGGCCTGTGGACCGGAATGCGGTCAGCATCATGGCGGACGGCGGCGGGACGCTGGGGGCGCTTGCCGAGCACCGCGCGGGGACCACCACCATCACCCGGGGCCGGGTGAGCGTGCGGATCCGGGGTCCGTTCTTCCGCTGGTTGGACTCGGTCTGGGGCGGGGCCGAAGTTCGGCTTCCCGACGACGTGCCGGAAGGATTCGCGCTCGGCTGGATCGGCTGCCTGGGCTATGAGCTCAAGCGCGAGTCCGGAGGCAACGACGTCAGCGCCCCGACTCCGGACGCGGCGCTGATATTCGCCGGGCGCGGCATAGTGCTGGACCATCAGCGGCAGCACACCTACCTGCTGACGCTGACCCACGCCGCGGGCACCGACGATGCGGCTTTCGGGGAGGCGGCGCAGTGGCGGGAGCAGGCCCGCCAGGCCATCGAACCGCTGGCCGCCGGCGCGCCCGGACACGGCGGGGAACAGCAGGAAGACTCCTCCGCCCCCGAGGCTCCGGCCTTCACGCTGCGGGACAGCCGGGCCTCCTACCTGGACAAGGTGCGCCGGGCACAGGCGGAGATCACGGAGGGCAATTCCTACGAAATCTGCCTGACCACGGAGCTGGCTGCCGAGGCTTCTCCGGACCTTGACGACTTGGACACCTACCTGGCGCTCCGCCGTCGTAATCCCGCACCCTTTGCCACCTACCTGCGGTTCGGCGACCTGACGGTGGCCAGCACGTCCCCGGAGCGGTTCATGAGCATCCGCGCCGACGGGTGGCTGCGGGCGGAGCCGATCAAGGGCACGCGTCGGCGGCTGGAGGATCCGGCGGAGGATGCGGCGGCCAGGGCCGAGCTGGCGGCGAGTCCGAAGGACCGGGCCGAGAACATCATGATCGTGGACCTGCTGCGCAACGACCTCAGCCACTATGCCGTGCCGGGGACGCTCCGGGTGAGCCGGCTGTGCGCGATCGAAAGCTACGCCACCGTGCACCAGATGGTCTCCACCATCGATGCGCAGCTCCTGCCGGACGCGTCCCGGGCGGAGGCCGTGGCCGCCGCCTTCCCGGCCGGTTCCATGACCGGCGCGCCGAAGATCAGCACCATGGCCATCCTCGATCGCCTGGAATCCGGCCCCCGCGGCATCTACTCCGGGGCGGCCGGCTACTTTTCGCTCAGCGGCGCCTCCGACCTGTCCGTCGTGATCCGCACGCTGGTCCGCCACGGCAGCCGGCTCAGCCTTGGAGTGGGCGGTGCCATCACCGCCGATTCGGATCCGGCCGCAGAGTGGGACGAAGTCCGGGCGAAGGCCTTCGGGGTGCTCTCGGCCCTCGGCGCCGCCTTCCCGGACTGACCGCTGCCCGGGCCGGGAAGACCCGGGCCCGGGCGGCCGGTGCCACCCGGCCGACTGGTCCGGAGCGCGCGGAGCCAGCCGTCGGGACGTCCTACTGCAGCGTCGCGGTCAGCCGGGCGACGTTGTCCACGTAGCGTTCCAGCCGGCTGCGCTTGGTCCACTCCTCCAGCGTGATCTCCCTGGAGACTTCCCGGTAGCTGTCCTGGACCTTGCGCATCCGCCCCACAACGCCGTCGCCCAGCATCATGACGGACACCTCGAGGTTGAGCGAGAAGGAGCGCATGTCCATATTGCTCGAGCCCAGCACGGCAATCTCGTCGTCCACCGTGAAGTGCTTGGCGTGCAGGACGAAGGGTTTCGGGTACAGATAGATCCGCACGCCGGCCTCGAGCAGGGCCTGGTAGTAGGACCGCTGGGCGTGGTGGACCAGGAACTGGTCCCCCTGTTCGGAAACAAAGAGTTCGACGTCGACGCCCCGTTGCGCCGCCGTCGTAATGGCGTACAGGAGCGAGTCGTCGGGGACAAAGTAGGGGCTGCAGACGGAGAGCCGCTCGACCGCGGCGTAGATCAGCGTGTTGAACAGCCGCAGGTTGTTCTCGGTGGCGAAGCCCGGACCGCTGGGCACTACCTGGCAGGTCATTGGGCCCGGCTCGCGGGACGGGGCCGGCGTGAACAGTTCGCCCTCGAGCGTGTCGTCGGTTTCGCTGGACCAGTCGGTGGCGAAGACGATGTTCAGCGCCGTGACGATGGGCCCTTCGTAGCGGGCCATCAGCTCCACCCATTGGCGGCCGACGCGGGCGCTCGAGGCCCGGTGGTAGCCCGGATGGATCAGGTTCTGGGACCCGGTGAACGCGACGCGACCGTCGACCA is a genomic window of Arthrobacter sp. Marseille-P9274 containing:
- a CDS encoding MMPL family transporter; this translates as MSRWLRVFVPVLVVLAWLAAAGLGGPTFGKLSDVSTNDQAGFLPQSAESTEAGEWQQRFLDSESVPAVVVVEFDAPLAPQELGGLASLGEQLGEAAGLTSDGGPQVAGPIPAEDFTAVQFVVPVPDDGEVGASVDGLRDVLAAELPDGATGYVTGPAGFVADLVEAFGGIDGLLLGVALAAVFLILLVVYRALLLPFLVLLTSIFALCAAILVVYWFALLGWIQLSGQSQGILFILVIGAATDYALLLVARYREALGEEESAWRAMRTAYRAAVEPIVASGATVTLALLCLLFSDLNSNRSLGPIAAIGIVFSVVAALSLLPALLLIFRRAAFWPIVPRPGRHTHRSAAEDVPAGAEGLRGIWRRTAGLIARRPRLTWLVSLAVLAAGSLGVLQLQAHGVPQSELVLVQTDSADGQDALARHFDAGSGSPAVIIANEALRDEVLEVVRGQDGVADAELLAAGGAVVEEDGRVLINATLADVADSSAAEETVAELRTALDAVDGAALVGGTTAVALDTNNSAQADLLKIIPIVLAVILVVLMLLLRSVVAPVLLILSVALSYLTALGVSAWVFNHVFGFPGADASVPLYGFVFLVALGVDYNIFLMTRVREESLRLGTRPGILRGLGATGGVITSAGIVLAATFAALGVIPILFLAQLAFIVAFGVLLDTVLVRSLLVPALSYDLGRRIWWPGRLSRETRHGEPAKPPAYIDA
- a CDS encoding class I SAM-dependent methyltransferase; protein product: MKEEVYSHGHHQSVVSAHAVRTAEDCAAYLLPHLRPGMRLLDVGCGPGSITADLAELVAPGEVVGLDRSDDVLEQAAELAALRGVDNATFVSGNIYDLDYDDDTFDVVHAHQVLQHLTDPVAALYELRRVTKPGGIVAVRDADFHGMSWFPELPELDEWMDTYQQIARGNRAEPDAGRHLLSWAQAAGFSDISPSSSNWLYATEEQRTWWGNVWYERVLHSAYGEQALDRGLLDQAGLDRIAQGWQEWAMAADGWFLIPNGEILARKP
- a CDS encoding NAD(P)/FAD-dependent oxidoreductase; translated protein: MPLHAHEQEHFDVVVIGGGHNGLVAATYLARAGRSVLVLERQDHLGGAAVSAEVFPGTGARLSRYSYLVSLFPQQIIDDLGLDLRLIRRRYSSYTPLPGTDTGLLVDNEDAQATRASFAAVDAAADFEAFTRFYERTGAIAERLWPTVTQPLPRRSDVRALLDDEGLWADFFERPLGEAIETAFRSDLVRGAVLTDGLISTFARAGQEDLQQNKCFLYHVIGGGTGHWDVPEGGMGAVSGALEKAARAAGVEFRTSAEVTAVSPGGDVAYDGGAAGPATVHGEFVLANVAPRVLERLLGAAAAPTSAPTSAPAEGAQAKVNLLLKRLPRLKDSSLGPEAAFGGTFHINEAYSQLERAYTEAAGGSIPAPLPAEIYCHTLADPSILPERLQREGAHTLTVFTLQTPHRLLTEASNDRLREELQRAVLDSLNSVLAEPIEDCLMTDAGGRPCIETKTTLDLEHSLAMPGGSIFHGPLSWPFAEDDEPLDTAAQRWGAATGHERILLCGAGARRGGGVSGLGGHNAAMALLEEG
- a CDS encoding LysE family transporter codes for the protein MQFTLWLALVGAGTVISLTPGAGAINTMSNALNTGFRRSIWGILGQQAALVVHLAIVALGVGLLVASSPTAFYAIKYAGAAYLIYLGVRQLLAKPEAEEAVALGRRNEPAWSMFRRGLWVNLLNPKAVVFFLAFVPGFIRPEVPLAPQYVVLGATIVLIDILVMWFFFAAAARTFQRFTRSARGQRTMSTIFGTLFIGVGLILAFF
- a CDS encoding low molecular weight protein-tyrosine-phosphatase, translating into MYRIITVCTGNICRSPMAQYVLTKALAEAGLAARATVDSAGTSDWEAGRPIDERAAARLKLAGLPSTGHRARQFLPAWYRDRDLILALDIDHYEQLRADAPDEDSLAKVRMFRSFDPALADKEPAAQGIYDPWFGDEADFEASWDMISGAVPGIVQHVRAALAAR
- the pabB gene encoding aminodeoxychorismate synthase component I; the encoded protein is MQPVDRPVLIAVDGRSGAGKTTLALELAALLRRHRSVGVFHLEDIYPGWNGLDAGRRRYRETVLEPLSRGLSADWTAWDWTADDDGERRVTEPAEVVILEGVGAADAAARRLLDAVIWIEADAGQRRTRAIARDGDGYEPYWETWAGQEEEWLAADDVAGAADIVVRDSPDLLSPSAVLRALLDLPQLEPLLALERSHLPRPELQVERLASSPDSAALFRALYGASSHAVWLDSSNAAAGRPVDRNAVSIMADGGGTLGALAEHRAGTTTITRGRVSVRIRGPFFRWLDSVWGGAEVRLPDDVPEGFALGWIGCLGYELKRESGGNDVSAPTPDAALIFAGRGIVLDHQRQHTYLLTLTHAAGTDDAAFGEAAQWREQARQAIEPLAAGAPGHGGEQQEDSSAPEAPAFTLRDSRASYLDKVRRAQAEITEGNSYEICLTTELAAEASPDLDDLDTYLALRRRNPAPFATYLRFGDLTVASTSPERFMSIRADGWLRAEPIKGTRRRLEDPAEDAAARAELAASPKDRAENIMIVDLLRNDLSHYAVPGTLRVSRLCAIESYATVHQMVSTIDAQLLPDASRAEAVAAAFPAGSMTGAPKISTMAILDRLESGPRGIYSGAAGYFSLSGASDLSVVIRTLVRHGSRLSLGVGGAITADSDPAAEWDEVRAKAFGVLSALGAAFPD
- the cls gene encoding cardiolipin synthase, with the translated sequence MLWSLAGFGTLPDWAVVLLTVVDFAIRIAALGIVPGNRRPTTAMAWLLAIFFVPLVGLALFFMFGRFRLSDRRIAKQMETNRRVQAATQNLEEPRSEREAPGWVHSAAELNRRLGSFPMVDSNHVELYPDYKGSIAAMAKAVREAQEFVNIEFYIMSRDDVTGELFDALKEAAGRGVRVRLLFDHLGAMRVKGYRQFLKWLQDSGIDWRRMLPLLPVQGQWRRIDLRNHRKILVVDGRVAFTGSQNLIHPGYHRASSARVGRQWVELMARYEGPIVTALNIVFATDWSSETDDTLEGELFTPAPSREPGPMTCQVVPSGPGFATENNLRLFNTLIYAAVERLSVCSPYFVPDDSLLYAITTAAQRGVDVELFVSEQGDQFLVHHAQRSYYQALLEAGVRIYLYPKPFVLHAKHFTVDDEIAVLGSSNMDMRSFSLNLEVSVMMLGDGVVGRMRKVQDSYREVSREITLEEWTKRSRLERYVDNVARLTATLQ